The sequence CGGAAGTGGCAGTAGGGCCGGCGGCAGGGCGggcccccgcccggccccggccccccggcgCTGAGGAAAGGGCAGTCGATGCCGCGGAAATAGCCGGTGGATCTCAGCATCCCGCCGGCTGCGGGGCGGGGAGCAGGGGCCGGGGCgccggggaggggagaggaggcgcgggcggcggcggcgacgcgCTCTCGCCTCACACCGCCGGCTCCggcgccgccgccatcttggaaGCGCCAGGCCCGGCGGCGAAGCCCCCGCGACGCCGCTGCCCGCACAGGGCTGCCCGCGGCGCGCCTGAGCggagcgcggggcggggccgggggcggggctaAGGGCGAGGGCGGGCGATGGAAAATGGCGGCCAGAGGGGGGCGCTCGCGCTGAGGTGAGCTCGGCCCGTCGGCCGCCTCCCTCGGGGTGTCGGGGCCTACCCGGCCTCTGCGGGCCTGGGGGCACCGACGGGAGGAGTCTGGGGTGGGTCCCTCCCTCAGGAAGGGGCCTGGGGCGGTTTCGGGCCcccgcgggctgcagggggacagacCCCCGCGGCTGGAGGTCAGTCACTCATCGCCCTCCCGGAGCCACAACTGGTGTGTGACCAGTTTGTAGGAGATGCCATCGAGAGTATTTCCCAGTTCAGCTGGTTTGGGGCACACTGCTGCACCCGCTCCCCCCAAAGCCGCAGAGCGAGGGGAACATGGGTGCAGGCCCCAGCCGTGCGGCCACCCCGTCTTGCTGCCTCACACCCCGGGCTGGGCCACCTCTGTTCCACCCAAACACCGCCAGGTCTCTCCTGCTGCGGCCAGAGGGACGGCCCTGGGCTCCTTGTGCTGCGGCCCACCACCCCCAGCATGGCCCACCACCCTCAGCACGGCGTCGGccttcaggaaagcagcagaacaCCAGCCAGGTTTTGGCAGAGGGACCTGAGGCAGAAATAACCCACCTGAGGCCACGCAGAGGAGCGAACTCACTCTGTGCTGCTCCCCACCATGAAgacccagccctccctccttttccccaggCAATCATCACACGCGTATTTAccagtggggaaactgaggcacatgGTAAATAGCAATCTGTCTGTGTCGAGTAGGCACCAGAGCAGGGACTCGGAGCTGGCCCTGGGGGGGTTCAGGCAGGTGAGGGGCATCTGCAGCACCTAGGAACCACCCAGCAGTGCCCCTACCTTGAGTTTTCAGAGGAGGGAGTCTCCACCTTCAGCAGATAAGGCTGTTTTGGGATGACAGCAAGCAACCAAGGCCTTCAAGGAGAAATCCCATTAAATGGAGACGGAAGCCCCAGCCCAGAGAGAAGGGATGATCCAGAAAAGCCTCATCGCTTTTGAAAGGAGAGATGGGAGAGAGGGTGGAAAGCGCTGAGGCAGTGCAGGGAGCCAGCTAGATGATATAGAGAAAAGTGCACAAGGAGTCGTCGTCCTCGGCCCCAGGGAAGGCCAAGGGAAAGATTACAAAAGTCATGTTTCATagtagtcttaaaaaaaaacaaaaccactttattttcaaatacagcaCCGCAACAAGGTGATGATGGTGCCTCCTCCCTACCCATTGCCCCCCCCACAGTGTCCCAGCAGACCAAGTCTGGGAGCTGAGGATGTCAGGAGACGAACCCACCACCATGCCTGGCCAACGTGCAGGGGGGAACGGGCAGGAGACCGATGCCCCAGCACTGCCGAGGTTTGGAGGCgagcagctgccagccctgggaaaCCTGAATAAtcaataaaaagcttttaaaaagcaggaaacacCAGGATATCAGCAGCCTTCCCTCCGGCAGAAACATGCAACCAACACAAGGTGCTTTACAAGGTACCCAGGGAGGGCTCGTGCTGAGCATCCCTACCCACActcctgccagccagctccccGCCTCCCACAAGTGCTAGAAAAGCAAGCTATGCTTtgccccaaaaaaagaaagcatttttatgaTATAGATAAATCTATTTTATATAACTTCAGCTGTAATAGAGAGAACTCTGTAGAAAGACCACGTGCACAGACACACGCTGAATAACATTATTTCCCTTCCTTATATTTCTTGCCCCATGCTTACTCAACTCAcaagctggcaaaaaaaaaataatataaaataaaccatTCACTTCTGTCCAGACCTAGAGGACCCCACATGGTTAAACTGTCCTTTGTTGATTGATTCAGGCCAATCTTGTCTATGCTTTTGCTTCCCCATGTGGAAAGGGGCAGCTTGGTTAACTGGGATGCCCACTCAGTTCCCAGTTagcagcactggaaaaggtCCCAAGGGTTGCTGCGCACCCTGAGGCAGCCCCTCTGAGAACAGGGACACCCAAATTCACCCATCCTGGTGGATCCAAGTGCTCCCCAAGCTCGGCACCCCAAACGAGTCCCTCCAACCCTGCAAGGACCTGAACCCCCCACCACAGCCTCCCAGATCAACTAATGAATCCCCAAGACTGACCTCATCTCCCTCCAAAAACCTCCCGACCCctctgcagagaaatgaggggATTTCCTCAGCCGCTTGTCCCCAGGACGCCTGGCTGATGCTTGCTCTGCCTCCTGGCACAGCTCACATCAGACAGCCAAATGTCCCGATTTAAGTTAAGGAGAGGAACAACCTCGGAACAGGGTTTGGGCATGTGGCAGGGTTGTCACAGCACTTTGGGTCCCAACGTGGGGCAAGGGGCAGCACAGACAGACGTGCGCCAGTGCCTAAGGATCGTTAGGATGCCCTCGGGAGCGAGGGCTGCGCTGGCGCATGTCCCTCCGCATTTTTGCCCCTTTCTTCCCTGGGGAGAGCCAAGCAGAGGGATGCCACCGCATCTGGGCCAAACCCATCGCCACGACAGCCCGTTACTGCTGCTGGGTGACAGCAGGGTCCTGCTCCCTGTACTGGGGAGACCTCGCGCTGTGCTAGGTGTCCCCCAACACAGCAAGGACTGAACGGAGGATGTGACCCAGAAACGTGGCTCCAGACCCACCACGGGGGATGCTCGCAGTTTGCTCACCGGGGCGGAAGGCCAGATCCAGCCCTAGGACAGCTGGGGTTCAAGGGTGTCCCCAAAATCCCACCCACCAGCCCAGGCGCAGCAGCCCCTGTGGAGAATGggctcctgcctccctgcagcTGATCCCCACCCCACAATAAACCCACAGCCAGGTGCATTGGGTCGAGtttttggggagaaaagaaccaaaaaaaaaggaaaccagacGGAGATGCTTGTGTGGTGGGAGCCTCCCGCCTTGCAGACCTCCACTCCCTGCTTGTTATTTTGCATCACCGTAAAAAAGCACCTCCTGGGGCAAGTTTCCGCTCCCCACAGTGGGGGTTACAGATTTTCTCTCCATCCACATGAGAACTTTCCGGTTGTCCCAGCATGGCCCCAGCACAAGGCATCAGCCAGGAGTTTGCAAAGTTGGAGAAAGAAACAGGGCAGTGAGAGAACAGAGGCTTCCCCAGAGCTGCTAAAACATCCTCAGGCAGGTTCATCTCTTCACAGGGATGGGCTATTTGATGCGTGCGGTGATACCAATCCTGGTACTCCTGGTACCCCAGTCCTGGTACCACCCCACATGTATCCCGCCACAGTCCACGTCCCCCATGGGAtactcctccccagccccactccccagGCCTCCCCCCCGTGGCCAGGGGTCCTCCGTCCACATCCTGGGGCAATGGCCCGGCCACCGCATCCCACACTGCCCAGCCCCAACCCACTGGGTATCGGCCAGTCCGGGGAGGATGCTCCAGCTCCCCAAgagtgctcccagccccccagggTGCTTCTGGCCCCCCAAGGGgatgctccagccccccccagggtgctcccagcccccccacccaggaCTCAGCTCCTGGCCCCGGCTGTGTGGTCCCGCATGTGCTGTCCAGGCGTCGTCGCCGCAGGGCTGTGGCAGCCCGTGGGCCTCCCTTCACCGTCCCAGCCTCCAGGCATCGCTCAGGCATAGGATGACAAAGGGAAGCTCACAGGGGGCAGGGGGCCGCGACCCCACAATCCTCCCGCCGAGCACTCCTGCAGACAGAGGAGAGACGTGAgccaggaggggagggaagggggcagGAACCCCAGGGGAGCTGGGGGATCCCCAGCCTGTGAAAACCAGCCCACAGACCTCTCTGGTGTGACCCGCCAGCCCCGGCACTGCTTCTCTGGGGCATTTTGGGACATGGTGAGCATGCAGGGTGTGAGCGGGGCCACATGCTTGGGCAGCGCTGGCTTTTGCGAGGGGGTTGTAGGTGAACGTGTGGGTTTGTGTGTGCAAACCTGAGGGGGTGAGGAGTACGGCACCAAAAGGGCAGCGTATGGGAGTGTGTGCACATCCACatatgtgtgcacatgcatgtcTGTGCCAGGGTGTGTGCACATGCGTGCATAGCCATATGTGTGCACATGCGTGGAGGTGAATGCATGTGCAAGACCGTGCAGGTGTGCACGTATGCGTGTGCAGGTCGCTGTGTGCTCGGATGTCTGTGTGCAAGTGTGAATGCATGTATGCGTGTCTGCAGGCACACGCAtctgtgtgtacatgtgtgtgcaCGTACACACATGTGGGTGTTTGCACACGTATGTGCACAGCGCAGAGCTGCGTGGGTCCACCCCGCAGTTGCCCACCCACAGAGACCGGGCCCAGGCACCCTTCCCAGGACCCAACCCAGCACAGGGGGATCTCGGGGACCACTGGGCACCCGccacccccatcccaccccagccGACAGCGCAGGGTGGTGGGtacccccctgcaccccatgCTCTCTCCTTTCCGTGACGCAGTCCCACACTCACCGTCTCTCACCAGGGAAGTGCCGGCTGGTGTCTGGGTGCAGCCGCGGGCACGCCGGGATGCTCACAGCGTCTGTGCTGCTTGAGGACCAGGGAAAGACGGGCTTTGCTCCCCcagacctgccaccatccctgtccccagctgtcccccaccagccccaggtCGTTGCCTCACTCacctggcagggcagagccagaggctgctgccagcacatcctctcctctccttgtccttccctgtccccttccctccATCTTAGCCAGCGCCGTGCAGAGCCCCTCACCCTGGCATCCCTCCTCCAGtgccctcccctctccccagcccgacCACAGATgggatccttcccctctgcccttTTATACCGTCTTTGTTCATATGACAAGCACGTGAAAAACTAGAGCAGAGCTCGGAAAAAAGCTCCTTAAGATGCTTTAATTCAGTTTCCTGGATCCCATGACTGAGCTCGGCCTGTGAACGGGGTCTCATGACTGTGGCACGCAGGCCCTGGCCATCAAAAGCCTCATTTATGCCCCAAAAGAGACTTAAACCCCTCTTGGCTGGTCACCCGGTGAGCCCGATGTCCCCCACACCTGCCTTCGTCCACGGCCTCGTCCGCACCAGCATTGCACCTCTGCCGAGGGCTCATCACATCATCGCAGCGGGTATCCCATCCTTTCCCTGACAGGATCCCTGAGACATCCAGTACGTCATCCCCTTTCACGGCCATTACACACAGGCACACGTAggcaccccccagcccagccatgTGCCTATGACTCCGCAGCAatgggagcaggagctgcctgtgccCCGGCTCTTCTGGCCGGGGACTTCAAAAAGACCCCGGGGGGACGCCTGCCCCATCCCCTCTCTGCTGTGGCTGCGGGAGGGACTTTGGGGACACTCTGAAGCCTGACTCTGCCTTTCCCCGCCTCTGAGACCACAGTTTCGGCAGAGTCCCCCTCCAGGCACCAAACCCCATCCAggtccagccccagcccagcccttttccttccccatcccctgctgGTGCTCCCAAACCATGGCACCAGTGGTTGGGACAGAAGTGCCGTCCCAGTGGCTCATGGCCCAGTTTGGCCCCACTGGTGGGGAACACCGCACCTAGGACCCCCCCAGGGCAGGTCTGGCTCATGGCTCATGCCTTTTGGGAACCCTGCAGCTCACGTATGGATTAgtgcttctcccctccctcctcattCCAGCTGCTTGTGCCCGGGTGAGGACAGAGCCTGAGCCCTCTCAGGCCAGGAGCAGTGAAGGATCCAGACCCAAAAAGTTCCATTCCCTAATGACCAGGGATCACAGCCATGGCTCCCCATCATGGAGGTGGCAGCCAGCAATGTCCGGCTCACCAGGATCCCATATGCCTGAGCTGGGTCTAAATTCTGGGGATCAGGCTGaacatttctgtctttttgccctattttatttttaaaatgagacacAGTAAACACAAACTCAAGCCACCCCGACATCCCCCTGAACCCAGCCACTGGCTCTGAGATGTCCTGCCGGCAATGCAGAGCTGCTCTAAAGTATCCGCAGCTCAACAGGAAACAGGCAGCAGTAAGAGGATAAAAATACCCTTGGTGCAAACAAAACGTCTCTATGTCAGGATTAGGGTGCCGtgggctgctccagccctgctaATCGGGGCTGGGGCCggaggggagctgggctgggtgaCTGCGGTGGCTTTGGCTTCCAGCACACGTGTGAGCTAAAGGCTCTAAAATCACCCAGCAGCTGCATGCGGTGAGccggggaagggaggggagggctgggggatgcTCAGGGAGAAGCCAGACATCCCAGCTTCTGGAGGCCAATGCCACCCTGGAAAAAGGGGATGATGACCCAGAGCCCCAACATCCAACTCCTCTTCTAGCTCCTGCAGAGCCCCAGCGCCAAGGAAGGGTTCCCCCTCCTCTACTGGAGCACCCTGGTCCCTGGGGGTGTATGGTGAGGGATcggtggggagctgggggtccCATGCCCCCCCGCTTCAGCCCCCCCAtggcccccagccccaaacAATAGGTGCATTTGAGTGCTCTGAGCGTGGGGCTGCAACGAGGCCCCACCACAAGGCCCCTGAGCCCCTCTGAGAGCCGCCTAAGGAGATTATCGCTCCTCACATGAGCCCGCCGGGCCCCACGGCCTCGCACCAGGGAGGAGGGGACATGAGGGTGACAGGGACAGAGAGGGGGGAACTGGTGCCTGGGAGCCCCGTTAGGATCCCTGTGGACACAGGAAGGAGCAGAGCGGTGCTTTGCTCTTTGGGTTGGGGTGCAGGATGTCCCGGGGGCAGGAAAACACACGGATACTTTGAACAGCTCTTCCCAGGGTGATTTCAGAGCAGGGGCTGACCCAAAAAGCACAACCCCGAGCACTCTGCCTTTTTGTGGGGCAAAACACCCCGTCTGCTGGCAGGAGGGCACAGTGGGATGCCCCACACACCTGCCTCTGTGGCCAGCACACACCAGTAATCGCAGAGGTCCCCATGCAGCCAGGGGCACAGCTAGGTGCAGAGCAGGTAAAAAGTAAGATTTGCTCCCCCCAGGGCCACCCTGCCCACTAAGGACCGCACTGCATCCCTCACAACACTGGCCCTGGTACACTGGCAGGCCATGGGGACATTCCCCTTCCCCTGCGGCACACCGGAGCTCCCCGTGCCACAGATCCTAGGAGGCTGAGGCCATCCTCCACCTCTGCCCTCATAATCTCATGGGATCCCTTAATGAAATGGGATGGGCTGGCAAGGGAATGGGCCCCCGTTGTCCCCACGGCTTGATTTGAAGAGATAGACCTTTCCAGCCTGGTCCCAGGGGACCAAGGGCTCCTTCCCCACCTGCTGCCCGGTCCCCAGAGGAGGGTGACAAGCACTGGGGATCCAGCCAAGTGCAATTCAACAGAGGGATTGTCCAGCGGGGAAAGCCGAGGGGCTGGATCCCACAGGCACTGGGGCTTGGTCCCCTTGGCTGGGTCACAGGGAGGCAACCCCAGGCATATGCAGGGAAAGGGCACACACGGGTAAAACATTAAACCTCTGCTCTTTATTCGGTGCCTGGTTTCCTCGCCCCGTTTCCCGAATGCACCATAAGCAAGCGGTACCGGACGATGTTTTCCAGGGGTGACCTGAACATGGGGAGCGCTCCGAGAAGGCAGAGCAAGGCCAGACTGTAGAgggcatggggcaggggggcacaTCCTCCATGCATCCCCAAACTGCCACTGGGGACACGGCTCTGCCCCAGCCACGGGGCAAACACCAGGTATGCCGCCGCCACCAGCGCCGATCCCGGGAAAGCTCCGACGAGAGCAGGAACTGCCACCTCCTCCGTCCCGCCCCGCAGCAATGCCAGGGAGGGGGCTgggcccccagcccctctccaaCTCGCCTTATTGCTATAgtcagagcagcagagcagccaggaggAATTCAGGAGTTCGCTGTTTTAGGAGAGAGGACAGGGACATGTCCAAAGCCAAGGATACACCATCAAGAGGGTGGGCTCTCATCTttctggggaagggggaaggagggagctgcCATCTCTTGCCAGCCCGGCCGGTGGTGCCAGCAGCGCCGGGCTGAcactgggagggaggagagttGTGCTCATGTCCAAGAGGAAACGCACCGTCTGCTCCAGGgcctcctgccctctcccaAGCCTGGAGCTGAGGCTGTACAAACTCATTgcacctccagcagcagggtctggggagggacactgggagAACTGGAGAAACAGGCAGAAACCCCCTGcccgtccccccgccccgcggctaGTTGCGTTGGCTGGCCAGCTCCTGGGAGATGAATTTCCGAAGGCGCTCGAGGTACTGGCTGTAGAGTTCAATGTCATTGTGCCCGGCCCCATCCACCCACAGCGGCTCCACAGCCTTGGGGCAGCGTTCGAAAAGCGCCAGGCCATGGGAAAAGTCGATGACTTCGTCCTCCGTGCCATGGATGATGAGGACAGGAGAGGTGATTTTGGAGATCTTCTCAATGCTGCCAAAAAGGTGGGCGGAGAAGAGATGAGAGAGGGGGGTAAGTACAGGGATCAAGGCACTCCcattcctcctgcccccccaaaacacattcCCTTGGGGAGAGGGACCAGGAAATGCGCTTTGATTGCAGCAGAGCATGGGGACACGGAGCTTCTGCCAAGAGTGAGCTCCGAGACAAGATTTCCCCCAGCATGACAGACAAGTACCAGACAGCAGTGACAACAGCCCTGTGGGACCTAGGCAGGGCTGACAGAAATCACTGCAGGACACTATAAGCACAGGCCCTCCCCGTGTCAGGATCAGCCGTGCCAGGCTTTGAGGAGTGGAAGCACAGCTGTTCTCAGCCCAGCCCCAAGGGCCATGCGAGGCCATCGGGATGCAAAGCGTGGGCTGGTGGCTCCCAGCCACGGCTTCCGGATCGGGGACCGTCCCTCGGGCCCTGCTGGCCTGACTGCAAGGGAGAAGCAAAGCAAGAACTCATCCCACCTCAGTGCTGCCTTTCCGTGCCACTGCCCCTGCCGTctgcagaggaggggaaaaaagcccaagaAATTACTCTTGGGGGAGAAAGGGGTCCCAGGGACCACTGGGGCTCGTGATACCTGACAAGGGGCCGGTGGCAGAGCCCCAAAGCTGGTGGGCAAAGACACTGGGACAGGATCACCAGGAGGTGATTCCACCAGGGGATGTGGGATGCACACATGGCATGGCCGTCAGGAGGGGGCACGGTGACCCCAGGGAGGGTTACGATCCCCCAGAGGGGACCAAATGCAAGGCAAGAGGATGCCGATGGGCGTGTTTAAGCCTATCATAGGAAACAGGACCACAGTTTTCACCATAAGCCCTCTTCGTGGCCAGGGCTAGCGTCCAGGACAGAGCTGGTCTGGGTACTGCCCCTGCAGAGCTGACCCCTGTCCCTTCTCAGGCCACTCACTTGGGGAAGGCATCAAACCAGTAGGTCTTCTTGGTCTCAGGGAAGGCAACTCTCATGCCAGAGGTGAGTGGGGAATGGAGCACGATGGCAGCACACTCGTAGCGGGAGGCCAGATCAACCGTGGGCACCGTGCCGATGCTTTGTCCATATAAAATAATGTTCTCTGGGCTGATCCCATAcctgggagagaagagggcagGTCAGCACCCAAGCACCAGAGTCACATCGCCAGGAGATACAGCCCAGGGGGTCACCTTGCTCTGGCCACAGCACCCTGCAAGGCTTCCTGGGTAGGGTGGTGGGGAATGGGGCTCTGTCCCCCCTGTCTTCCCCCAGCTCCTCATGGCTGGGCCCAAAGCAGCTGCCCTGCACCACCGGCAGGAccagccagcagccagggctgagctgccagATGAGTTGTGGGGGGTGTGAAGGCTCACCCTTGCCAGGAGCAGGGTTACGGGCAGGTTTGTGGACCCCGGATCGCAGCCGCATGGGGCAGCCCCCGGTTCCCGGGGCACGCTGCAAGCCAGGCCTGGCcgcaggcagggcagaggaggcagaggccGTCATGGAGCTGCACCTTGAGCCCGGCTGGGCAACTGGGGCTGAGCACAGCCAGGGGAGAGCCTGGGAACAGCACGATGGGGAGCACAGCTTGTGCCAGTGCCCCCAGGCAAGGTCATACCCCCGCAGCATCCCTGCCCCTCTGGGTCACCCAGCCCACTCCCCCTGCAGCTGCTTTCCGGCCACCCCTTCCCGTTATGAGTGGCCTGGGTTCCCTCTCTGGGAgatttcctgttttccagaCTGCCGGACCGCAGGGTTTTCCTGGAcgtcctcccttccccctgtcCGGCGCCCCGCTCACCGCGTCCGCAGTGCCTGCCACGCAGCATCGATGTCGGAGTAGAGGTTCCTCTCCGAGGGCTTGCCCGTGCTCACACCGTAGCCCGAGTAGTCGTAAGAGAAGATGTTGCAGTTGATGCGGGTGCCCAGCCCGATGTAGAAGCTGCTCATCTGCCCCAGGTCCACAGCATTGCCATGCGAGAAGAGCACCGTGTACCTGCAGCACCAGGGAGAGATGAGCATGGCGGGTTAATTGTGGACGCTGCTGCGGTGCTGCTGCGCTGCCTGGCCCCACCAGCGGCTCTTGGGGACCGATGTGCCTGGGCAGCACCAGCCAGGACATCTGCTTCAGAGGCTGAAAACCAAACCCCAGGACACGAAGGGCCAACACCTCTCAGGTCCTCATGACACCCCTGGTCCAACCCCAGAGATACCCGGACCCTCCTCACTGCCCGGGGCCAGGGGCTTGCTCCCAGCAGAAACAGGCAGCCCGAAGGCAGGATGATTCTGTTCAAGTTTTTGAGTCTATTTTTGGTAAAAAGCTCAGGATTTGGGGCCGTTTGCCCAATGGGGATTTCAAGTAAGAGAATTctgacagcagctttttttcctctcctgagTCTGGCAAGACACCAGACGCTGGGAGAGAAGTGAATTGTGGGAGTGACAAGGCACAAGAAATTTCCACCATAAGGGGAAAAACAATGTTAATCATAAAAATTAACACTAATATCTCATTGATGGAAGCTTGGCTCTCTTCTGTcagagggagggagcaggaccCACTGCCTGCTGAGCCCCCACAGTTGGTCCGAGAGGTCTGCAGCCAGGTTGAGCCTCCCCGTCCCAGCCTGGATGCCCCAGAAAGCCCCAGCAGGAAGGTGGTGGCAGGACAAACTGCAAGGAGGACAGACAGCAAGCAAGACCTGATGTCCTGGGGGGTTTGGGAGGGATGGATCCCCCCCAGGCGGGGctcttccctccagccctgcagcctgtgctgaagagctgctcctgcaggcTGGCTGGGAGCCGGGCCAGCACCGAGCCTTGCCGCGGCAGGGCGCAGGCCGGCGGATGTGCAGGCAGAGCAATCCCCCCACCAGTTTCCTCTCTGGGGACCCGCAACACACAC comes from Haliaeetus albicilla chromosome 8, bHalAlb1.1, whole genome shotgun sequence and encodes:
- the ABHD17A gene encoding alpha/beta hydrolase domain-containing protein 17A, yielding MNGLSISQLCCLFCCPPCPSRIAAKLAFLPPEPTYAVVPEPEPVGSTSTGSLRGGAAGRWKLHLKDRADFQYSQRELDNIEVFVTKSSRGNRVGCMYVRCVPGARYTVLFSHGNAVDLGQMSSFYIGLGTRINCNIFSYDYSGYGVSTGKPSERNLYSDIDAAWQALRTRYGISPENIILYGQSIGTVPTVDLASRYECAAIVLHSPLTSGMRVAFPETKKTYWFDAFPNIEKISKITSPVLIIHGTEDEVIDFSHGLALFERCPKAVEPLWVDGAGHNDIELYSQYLERLRKFISQELASQRN